One region of Chanodichthys erythropterus isolate Z2021 chromosome 17, ASM2448905v1, whole genome shotgun sequence genomic DNA includes:
- the LOC137005342 gene encoding protein FAM181B produces MAVQAAIMNSQFLNFCFPGSVMDYEVERGLEGGLLGEVDCEGDFRETTRDLLSFIDSASSNIKLALDKPVKSKRKVNHRKYLQKQIKRCTGIISPGTTPVQEPCKRQGSPQNPTSNLSSKTPKKDGMQANLQSKSLAALFNPAKDVRGERAKKPPLRHRNLPPSFFTEPANSSRVTSTSGMSLKDLERGTPEAAEFLELLGPDYSNMVSEQDLFHTAPIRIQQEVSMGPEPYDSHHFVTGGFLYTEPWGTCSDTPKKSGDMRTLPVQPNLYTHTDLSGSLPVEQSSPCALTFSNFFTDCSTPPVSYDLANGYNRGSFSSL; encoded by the coding sequence atggcTGTTCAGGCTGCCATCATGAACTCGCAGTTCTTAAACTTCTGTTTTCCTGGCTCGGTCATGGATTATGAGGTGGAAAGGGGTCTGGAAGGGGGTCTCCTGGGCGAGGTGGACTGTGAGGGTGACTTTCGGGAGACCACTAGGGACCTGCTTAGCTTCATCGACTCTGCTTCTAGCAACATCAAACTTGCGCTGGACAAACCTGTTAAGTCCAAGAGGAAGGTCAACCACCGGAAGTACCTGCAGAAACAGATTAAGAGGTGCACGGGGATCATCTCGCCAGGGACCACACCTGTTCAGGAGCCATGCAAGAGGCAAGGCTCGCCCCAAAACCCAACAAGCAACCTCTCCAGCAAAACACCCAAGAAGGATGGGATGCAGGCCAACCTGCAAAGCAAGAGCCTGGCTGCCCTCTTTAACCCAGCGAAGGATGTACGAGGAGAGAGGGCCAAGAAGCCCCCACTGCGGCATCGAAACCTTCCTCCATCCTTTTTCACGGAGCCAGCCAACAGCTCCAGAGTTACATCTACTTCTGGCATGTCGCTCAAAGACCTGGAGCGAGGGACTCCGGAAGCAGCAGAGTTCTTGGAGCTTCTCGGACCTGACTACAGCAATATGGTCTCAGAGCAGGATCTATTCCACACCGCACCTATAAGGATTCAACAGGAGGTGTCCATGGGCCCTGAGCCATATGACTCCCACCATTTTGTAACTGGTGGGTTTTTGTACACCGAGCCTTGGGGCACTTGTAGCGACACCCCCAAAAAGTCAGGAGACATGCGGACACTACCAGTACAGCCAAATCTTTATACTCACACGGACCTTTCTGGCAGCCTGCCTGTGGAACAGAGCTCGCCATGTGCACTTACCTTTTCAAACTTCTTTACAGACTGCTCCACGCCGCCGGTCTCCTACGATCTGGCGAACGGATACAACAGAGGGAGCTTTTCTTCTCTTTAA